From the Thomasclavelia ramosa DSM 1402 genome, the window GAAATTTACTGAAATCCCAATGTACCCTTCTGTAAGTAGAGATATTGCTTTGGTGATGGATCAGGATATTCCTACTTTTGATATTTGTCGTAAGATTGTTCAAGCGAGCAAACAGCTAGTTAAAGAAACAAAAATTTTTGATGTTTATGCAGGTGAGCATATTGAAGCTGGGAAGAAATCAGTTGCAATTAACTTGCTTTTCCAAGATCCAAAAGGAACTCTAGAAGAAGCAACAGTTAATGCTGCAATGGAGAAAATTTTAGCAGCTGTGGAAAAAGATTTTGGAGCAGTGCTTAGAGCATAATAAAAATAAATTAGCGAAGAAATAGACGTATTTGTTTATTTCTTTTTTTTAAATATGTAATTCATATTATTTGACAAGGATTGGAACCATGATTAGAATAGAGCTAAAGAGGTGGTTATAGTGCAAAAAATTACATTAGAAATTGATGGAATGATGTGTGGAATGTGTGAAAGCCATATTAACGATGCTATTAGAAAGGCATTTTCAGTGAAGAAAGTCAGTTCCTCTCATAGTAAAGATAGAACAGAGATCATTACTGCTGATGAACTTGATGAGGATAAATTAAAAGCGGTTATCGATGCTACTGGCTATAAAGTTACATCGATTACAAAAGCTCCATATGTAAAAAAAGGTTTTTTTGCATCATTCCGTAAATAATAAAGAAATCAGGATAAACCTGATTTCTTTTCATAGTAGGAGTATAGTTTTCTTGCTAGTTCGCTCATTCTTTGCTGATTGACTTTACAGATCTTCCGATCATAAGTATATAGGCCATTGATTTCGTTTTCAATATCAGATATTTGAGTATAAATACAACCGCAAAGTCCATTATTAATTGAGGGTATAACCATTTCTTGGTACATTTTTTCGATTTTATCGGTTAGTTCTTTTTCGCTATTTGTTTTACCATAGCCATATTGTTTTTTATTGCTGTTAAGATGATTATTGATTGGCCGAGTATAGCCACCACATTCACTTAATAATAGAGGACGTTCAAGGTTTGTTGACAAGATTTTATTTCGAAAATAAATATGACGACTGACAACATCGCTATTTTTTTGACTAAACCACCCTGAGGTTGTATCATAAAATCTTGTTGGATCCAACTCTTTACAAATTTGATACATTTCATCACTATTAAATTGACCCCAGCCTTCATTAAAAATTGTATAACTAATGATACTAGGGTGATTATATAGATGGCTGATTGTGTCGATCATATGTTGCTTAAAAATATTTTGTTGTAGGGTATTTTTGTAACGTGTGTCTTTAAAATTTATAAACCCTAAAGTTGGAAGGACGGTATCATGGATAAAACGGTATTCACCATTATTAACCATATCCTGCATCACAAGAATGCCTAATTTATCACAATTATAATAAAATAGCTCTGGCTCGATCTTAATATGTTTACGAATAAGATTGAATCCCAGTTTTTTTATATTCATAATCTCAGTTTTGTAAAAATCAGGATGTTCCGGTAAAAATAAACCATCATGATAATATCCTTGATCTAAGATACCATGCAAAAAAATGGGAGTATCATTTAATAGTATTTGATGTTTTTTTATTTCAACTGTTCTTAAGGCAAAGTAACTTTCAATATAATCATCATCAGTGGTTATAGAAAAAGTATATAAATAAGGATCATCGGGAGTCCAATAATGAGGGTTATCAATGGTGATATCAGTATCTTTTGCAGTGTAAGTCTTTTTAAAATCATTATTTTCAATAGTAACAGTATATCGACTGGCCTCAGTATTTACTTTTAAATTAATGCCGGTTAATGAGGGGGTAATTAACAGATCTTTAATACAATTTTTTGAAACGGCTTCTACCCAGACTGTCTGCCAAATTCCAGATACTTGAGTATACCACATTCCATGGCTTTCACGACTTTGTTTACCGTAGGGGTAATCATGCGATAAGGAGTCTGTAACTTTCACCACTAATTTATTTACGCCATCATTAAGTGATGAAGATATATCAAAATAAAAAGGTAAATATCCTCCTGAGTGAGAACCAATATATCGATTATTTACATATACTTTAGTAAGTTGATCTACAGCACCAAAATGGAGGAGAACCTGGTTATTTGCATGATAGAAGTCTATAGGTAAAATGAAATCCTTTTGGTATACTAATGTATCATTTATTATTCCATGATAATTAGATAGTGGTGCTTGAGGAGGATAGGGAATATTAATACTGAGATCATTTAATTGCCAAACTCCATTTAAACTGAAAAAACTATTTCTTTTTAATTGAGGTCGTGGATATTCCATAGTTAACACCTGCTTTCTTTACTTTAATGATACAGGGATACTGGCTTCATTGCAATTCTAGTTAGAATTTATTAAATTATTATTGTTATTCCAATTGACTATTCCCCTAGGTATAGGTTTATACTAGTGATAGTAGGGGGAATAATATGAATATTGGTGAAGTTTCAGATTATTTAAAAATTACTAAAAAAGCAATTAATTTATATGAAGAGAAAGGTTTACTTAGACCCAATAAAAATAGCAATGGATATCGTCTTTATGGAGAGGAAGAAATTAAAACTCTAAAACAAATTAAAATT encodes:
- a CDS encoding MerR family transcriptional regulator, producing the protein MNIGEVSDYLKITKKAINLYEEKGLLRPNKNSNGYRLYGEEEIKTLKQIKILRSLDFSLSEIKDIIINNEYCFLIISLVN
- a CDS encoding glycoside hydrolase family 2 protein, translated to MEYPRPQLKRNSFFSLNGVWQLNDLSINIPYPPQAPLSNYHGIINDTLVYQKDFILPIDFYHANNQVLLHFGAVDQLTKVYVNNRYIGSHSGGYLPFYFDISSSLNDGVNKLVVKVTDSLSHDYPYGKQSRESHGMWYTQVSGIWQTVWVEAVSKNCIKDLLITPSLTGINLKVNTEASRYTVTIENNDFKKTYTAKDTDITIDNPHYWTPDDPYLYTFSITTDDDYIESYFALRTVEIKKHQILLNDTPIFLHGILDQGYYHDGLFLPEHPDFYKTEIMNIKKLGFNLIRKHIKIEPELFYYNCDKLGILVMQDMVNNGEYRFIHDTVLPTLGFINFKDTRYKNTLQQNIFKQHMIDTISHLYNHPSIISYTIFNEGWGQFNSDEMYQICKELDPTRFYDTTSGWFSQKNSDVVSRHIYFRNKILSTNLERPLLLSECGGYTRPINNHLNSNKKQYGYGKTNSEKELTDKIEKMYQEMVIPSINNGLCGCIYTQISDIENEINGLYTYDRKICKVNQQRMSELARKLYSYYEKKSGLS
- a CDS encoding heavy-metal-associated domain-containing protein, whose protein sequence is MQKITLEIDGMMCGMCESHINDAIRKAFSVKKVSSSHSKDRTEIITADELDEDKLKAVIDATGYKVTSITKAPYVKKGFFASFRK